In a single window of the Jaculus jaculus isolate mJacJac1 chromosome 9, mJacJac1.mat.Y.cur, whole genome shotgun sequence genome:
- the Btbd17 gene encoding BTB/POZ domain-containing protein 17 encodes MFRIGHCKPRSWGSFWAILTLVGLATRAAQRADVGGEAAGTSINHSQMLLQRLQDLLRQGNASDVVLRVQAAGTDEVRVFHAHRLLLGLHSELFREMLSNQTEVMLQESRDCASVFDKFVRYLYCGELTLLLAQAIPLHKLATKYRVASLQRGVADYMRAHLAAGAGPAVGWYHYAVSTGDEALRESCLQFLAWNLSAVAGSSEWSAVSPELLAQLLQRSDLVLQDELELFQALEAWLGRARPVPAVAERALRSIRYPMIPPAQLFQLQARSAALARHGPAVADLLLQAYQFHAASPLHYAKFFDVNGSAFLPRNYLAPAWGAPWVINNPARDDRSTSFQTQLGPSGHDAGRRVTWNVLFSPRWLPVSLRPVYADAAGTALPAARPEDGRPRLVVTPASSGGDAAGVSFQKTVLVGARHQGRLLVRHAYSFHQSSEEAGDFLAHADLQRRNSEYLVENALHLHLIVKPVYHTLIRTPK; translated from the exons ATGTTTAGGATAGGCCACTGCAAGCCCAGGTCCTGGGGCAGTTTCTGGGCCATCCTGACGTTGGTGGGGCTGGCGACGCGTGCAG CTCAGAGAGCCGACGTGGGCGGGGAGGCTGCAGGCACGTCCATCAACCATTCCCAGATGCTGCTCCAGCGTCTGCAGGATCTGTTGCGGCAGGGCAACGCCAGCGACGTGGTTCTGCGCGTGCAGGCTGCGGGCACCGATGAGGTCCGAGTCTTCCACGCTCACCgcctgctgctggggctgcacaGTGAGCTGTTCCGGGAGATGTTGAGCAACCAGACTGAGGTGATGCTGCAGGAGTCGCGGGACTGCGCCTCTGTCTTCGACAAGTTCGTCAG GTACTTATACTGCGGGGAGCTGACCCTGTTGCTGGCCCAGGCCATCCCGCTGCACAAGCTGGCCACCAAGTACCGCGTGGCCTCCCTGCAGCGGGGCGTGGCCGACTACATGCGCGCGCACCTGGCGGCGGGCGCGGGTCCCGCCGTGGGTTGGTACCACTACGCGGTGAGCACGGGGGACGAGGCCCTGCGCGAGAGCTGCCTGCAGTTCCTGGCCTGGAACCTGTCGGCCGTGGCGGGCAGCTCCGAGTGGAGCGCGGTGAGCCCCGAGTTGCTGGCACAGCTCCTGCAGCGCTCGGACCTGGTGCTGCAGGATGAGCTGGAGCTGTTCCAAGCGCTGGAGGCGTGGCTGGGCCGGGCGCGGCCGGTCCCCGCGGTGGCCGAGCGCGCGCTGCGCTCCATCCGCTACCCGATGATCCCGCCGGCGCAGCTGTTCCAGCTGCAGGCGCGCTCGGCCGCGCTGGCGCGCCACGGCCCGGCGGTGGCCGACCTCCTGCTCCAGGCCTACCAGTTCCACGCCGCCTCGCCCTTGCATTACGCCAAGTTCTTCGACGTCAACGGCAGCGCCTTCCTGCCTCGCAACTACCTCGCGCCAGCCTGGGGAGCCCCGTGGGTCATCAACAACCCGGCCCGAGACGATCGCAGCACCAGCTTCCAGACGCAGCTGGGACCCAGCGGTCACGACGCGGGGCGCCGGGTCACCTGGAACGTGCTCTTCTCCCCGCGCTGGCTGCCCGTCAGCCTGCGGCCGGTCTACGCCGACGCCGCGGGCACCGCGCTGCCGGCCGCGCGCCCCGAGGACGGACGGCCGCGCCTCGTGGTCACCCCGGCCAGCAGCGGAGGCGACGCGGCGGGCGTGAGCTTCCAGAAGACCGTGCTGGTCGGCGCTCGTCACCAGGGTCGCCTGCTGGTCCGGCACGCGTACAGCTTCCACCAGAGCAGCGAGGAGGCCGGCGACTTCCTGGCGCACGCAGACCTGCAGAGGCGCAACTCCGAGTACCTGGTGGAAAACGCGCTGCATCTGCACCTCATCGTCAAGCCGGTGTATCACACCCTCATCCGGACCCCCAAGTAG
- the Gpr142 gene encoding LOW QUALITY PROTEIN: probable G-protein coupled receptor 142 (The sequence of the model RefSeq protein was modified relative to this genomic sequence to represent the inferred CDS: inserted 3 bases in 2 codons; deleted 3 bases in 2 codons; substituted 1 base at 1 genomic stop codon), with product MQIPALWERCWHQLVFIYQGLVIWIHSSLAQGQENKFARPLYPRAAAGNLLTTVALARLAARTSRTSYDYLLALTASDIVTHVVIVFVGVLLQGAVLARQVPXVWIAVLSGVDRSRALCGPLCHRLTSSPGHTHPGLPPSLALSLLTGIPFCWWLDVWRDADAPSTVDKLLKWAHCLVVYCILCGVFLITNSAIVPRLRKRGRRVLRPWVSKSTAVLLGDTSLFALLWAPGTIVKLSRLYVXDWRVHLALDLASTVSVLNTAVNFGLCCLVSKTCWATVXQVICDVHPPCTLGSRPDCGVVEPELNPIGLPEGESL from the exons ATGCAGATTCCAGCCTTGTGGGAACGCTGCTGGCACCAGCTGGTGTTTATTTACCAGGGACTGGTGATCTGGATCCATTCGTCTCTGGCCCAGGGCCAGGAAAACAAGTTTGCCAGACCACTGTACCCCCGAGCTGCCG CGGGCAACCTCCTGACCACAGTGGCCCTGGCCCGTCTTGCTGCTAGGACCAGCCGAACTTCCTACGACTATCTCCTGGCACTCACGGCCTCAGACATTGTCACCCACGTGGTCATCGTGTTTGTGGGCGTCCTCCTTCAGGGAGCCGTCCTGGCCCGACAGGTGC CCGTCTGGATCGCCGTCCTATCCGGGGTGGACCGCTCCCGTGCCCTGTGTGGGCCCCTCTGCCATCGGCTCACCTCGTCCCCAGGCCATACCCACCCGGGC TTGCCGCCGTCCTTAGCGCTGTCCTTGCTGACCGGCATCCCCTTCTGCTGGTGGCTGGATGTGTGGAGGGACGCAGATGCCCCTAGCACCGTAGACAAGCTCCTCAAGTGGGCCCACTGCCTCGTTGTTTATTGCATCCTCTGTGGAGTTTTCCTGATCACCAACTCAGCCATCGTCCCCCGGCTCCGGAAG AGGGGACGGAGGGTGCTGCGGCCCTGGGTGAGCAAGAGCACAGCCGTCCTCCTGGGTGACACCAGCCTCTTTGCCCTCCTCTGGGCACCCGGCACCATCGTCAAGCTCTCCCGCCTGTACGT GGACTGGAGGGTCCACCTGGCCTTGGACCTAGCCAGCACGGTATCCGTGCTCAACACAGCAGTGAACTTCGGCCTCTGTTGTTTGGTCAGCAAGACTTGTTGGGCCACGGTCTGACAGGTCATTTGTGACGTTCACCCTCCCTGCACCTTGGGGTCACGGCCAGACTGCGGGGTGGTGGAGCCTGAGCTGAATCCTATAGGGCTTCCGGAAGGAGAAAGCTTATAG